Proteins encoded together in one Formosa sp. Hel3_A1_48 window:
- a CDS encoding ABC transporter ATP-binding protein has product MKNQHLLTVKNLNISFKKNDAQYSALHGINFDVHKNEILGLVGESGSGKSITALAIMRLLHNAIIEGAIVFDGLDLNKASKKEIERIRGKKISMVFQEPMSALNPSMKCGTQVSEVLLQHETITEAEANTEVIRLFEQVKIPLPNQAFNKYPHELSGGQQQRIMIAMAVACKPDLLIADEPTTALDVTVQKKIISLIKELQKETEMSVIFISHDLALVSEIAKRTLVMYKGKIVEQGLTKSVFKAPKNEYTKALISARPSLNVRLKELPTVASILANANASKEISKADRAKKHTQLYNSAPLLEVINLEKTYYSKIGFLKKPVAFKAVHKVSFKLYEGEILGLVGESGCGKSTLGKTILQLDKATAGTVFYRGKDLCKMTSKEIRTLRKEIQIIFQDPFASLNPRLTVGAAIMEPMKIHKLYNNSSERKLKTLELLEKVGLEASSFDRYPHEFSGGQRQRIGIARTIAVEPKLILCDESVSALDISVQAQVLNLLNTLKEDFGFTYIFISHDLAVVKYMADQLLVMNKGEIVEQGEADEVYNSPKNAYTKRLIDAIPKGL; this is encoded by the coding sequence ATGAAAAACCAGCATTTACTTACTGTTAAAAACCTAAACATTTCCTTCAAAAAGAATGATGCTCAATACAGCGCCCTGCACGGTATTAATTTTGACGTTCATAAAAATGAAATTTTAGGTCTAGTAGGAGAATCCGGTAGTGGCAAATCTATTACCGCTTTGGCTATAATGAGATTGCTTCACAATGCTATAATTGAAGGTGCAATTGTTTTTGATGGCTTAGATTTGAACAAGGCATCAAAGAAAGAAATTGAACGCATTAGAGGTAAAAAAATCAGTATGGTTTTTCAAGAACCTATGAGCGCACTGAACCCCTCAATGAAGTGTGGCACACAAGTAAGCGAAGTTCTTTTGCAACATGAAACAATAACTGAAGCTGAAGCCAACACAGAAGTTATTCGTCTATTTGAGCAGGTAAAAATTCCACTTCCAAACCAAGCGTTTAACAAATACCCTCACGAACTTTCTGGAGGTCAGCAACAACGCATTATGATAGCAATGGCAGTCGCTTGTAAACCCGACTTGTTAATAGCGGACGAGCCTACAACAGCACTAGACGTGACTGTTCAAAAGAAGATTATTTCCCTGATTAAAGAGCTTCAGAAAGAGACAGAAATGAGTGTCATTTTTATTAGTCATGATCTTGCTTTAGTTTCTGAAATTGCAAAACGAACACTAGTGATGTACAAAGGGAAAATAGTAGAACAAGGCCTTACTAAAAGTGTATTTAAGGCTCCAAAAAACGAGTACACCAAAGCCTTAATTTCTGCTCGGCCGTCCCTTAATGTGCGCTTAAAAGAACTGCCAACGGTTGCCTCGATTTTGGCTAATGCAAACGCATCCAAAGAGATTTCAAAAGCCGATCGGGCTAAAAAGCATACCCAATTGTACAACAGCGCCCCACTCTTAGAGGTTATCAATCTTGAAAAAACCTATTACAGCAAAATTGGGTTCTTAAAAAAACCTGTAGCTTTTAAAGCAGTCCATAAGGTGAGTTTTAAGCTTTATGAAGGAGAAATATTAGGGCTTGTTGGAGAGTCTGGATGTGGAAAATCAACATTAGGAAAAACCATTTTACAACTTGATAAAGCAACTGCTGGAACTGTTTTTTACAGAGGAAAAGACCTCTGTAAAATGACCTCTAAAGAAATTCGCACATTAAGAAAAGAAATTCAAATCATTTTCCAAGACCCTTTTGCATCACTCAATCCTAGATTGACCGTAGGTGCAGCAATTATGGAGCCCATGAAAATTCATAAACTGTACAATAACAGCTCTGAACGCAAATTAAAGACACTGGAGCTCCTAGAAAAAGTTGGGCTGGAAGCTTCCTCTTTTGATCGCTACCCGCATGAGTTTTCAGGCGGTCAGCGCCAACGTATTGGCATTGCACGAACTATAGCCGTTGAACCAAAATTAATTTTATGTGATGAGTCCGTATCAGCTCTAGACATTTCTGTACAGGCCCAAGTTTTGAATTTGCTCAACACCCTCAAGGAAGATTTTGGATTCACCTACATTTTTATTTCACATGATTTAGCTGTTGTGAAATATATGGCCGATCAACTGCTGGTCATGAACAAGGGTGAGATTGTAGAGCAGGGCGAGGCCGATGAAGTTTATAACTCCCCAAAAAACGCCTACACAAAGCGGCTGATTGACGCTATTCCAAAAGGGTTATAA
- a CDS encoding 3'-5' exonuclease produces the protein MISKINLEHVLFLDIETVPEFEDFSALTAEKKALWKQKSKYQRKDEYTAEEFYPRAGIWAEFGKIICISVGYFASDSPSRAFRITSFYGEEKEILSQFNSLIERHFKHPKFILCAHNGKEFDFPYIARRMIINKMKLPSKLNLFGKKPWEVPHLDTLDLWKFGDYKHYTSLKLMTNVLGIPSPKDDIDGSEVYGVFYKENNIERIINYCEKDTLAVAQILLRLRGEMLLDKAEIAYI, from the coding sequence CCCTGAGTTTGAAGATTTCTCAGCCCTAACAGCTGAAAAAAAAGCACTTTGGAAACAAAAATCCAAATACCAGCGTAAAGACGAATATACTGCAGAGGAGTTTTACCCCCGCGCAGGAATATGGGCAGAATTTGGCAAAATTATCTGTATTTCTGTAGGTTATTTCGCGTCCGATTCGCCCTCAAGAGCATTTCGAATCACCTCTTTTTATGGCGAAGAAAAAGAAATTTTGAGTCAATTCAATTCACTAATTGAACGCCATTTTAAACACCCCAAATTTATTCTATGTGCCCACAATGGTAAGGAGTTCGACTTCCCATACATCGCGCGAAGGATGATCATAAACAAAATGAAGCTCCCTTCAAAACTCAACCTTTTTGGAAAAAAACCATGGGAAGTTCCTCACCTAGACACTCTTGATCTCTGGAAATTTGGCGACTACAAACATTACACCTCACTTAAGTTAATGACCAATGTCTTGGGAATTCCTAGCCCTAAAGATGATATAGATGGCAGTGAAGTGTATGGTGTTTTTTACAAAGAAAATAACATTGAACGGATCATTAACTACTGTGAAAAAGACACCTTGGCTGTAGCTCAAATACTATTGCGCCTTCGTGGAGAAATGCTACTAGACAAAGCTGAAATTGCTTATATTTAA